Within Ovis aries strain OAR_USU_Benz2616 breed Rambouillet chromosome 3, ARS-UI_Ramb_v3.0, whole genome shotgun sequence, the genomic segment GAACAATTagatgtttttttccccttatcaaATGGACAGAAATAAACGTGGGAAAACACTGGCAGGAATATAGATTGTTATAACGTTTCTGAAGTATATATAGAATACCTGTCTGTTGACCCAGCCGTCTAATTTCTAGAActttatcctaagaaaataaataatcagaTAAGTGGGGAAAGATCCTTGTTCAAGATTTTTGTAAGAGTTGTTCATCATGCCAAAAAGAGGAAAGCATTCATTTATCATCACCAAGTGATGAACCAAGTGGTTAAATCCTGGTACATTAATACAATGCCGAACAGCACAGCACAATGCAACATGAATGTCGGGCTCTCAGAAAGGATGGTATTCTGTCCATAATGGTTGACAGTACATACTCTTCGTgttttattaagtgaaagaaacaggGCCCTTCCGGCCcgggcagaggcaggagcagcgTCTGGAAGTGCAGGAATGTGGCGTGTGGATCCCTTGGCGACTCCAGTCGAGTAACCGTGCGGGATACCTTGTAGGCGGGTTGAAGCCTGGCCGCGGACTCCACCCGCCGCTGGCACTAGAAGAGCGGGAACCTCTCGGGCTGGGTGTCCTCAGCTTGGCCCTCAGCCAGCGACGCTGAAAAAGATAAGGGGAAAGGGGTTGGTGAGGAGATGCAGGTGAAGTAGGTTTCTCTACAGATCCAGTGCCTCTAAACCCTGcgcacacttttttaaaaatgaagaaattaaggctTAAGGAGCTAGAGAGTCGCCTGCAACAAGTGGATGGATTCGAAAAGCCCAAGCTCTTTCTAGAACAGTATCCAACCAGGCCGCACATTGCAGCATGTATGCTCTATACAATCCATAATACATATGATGACATTGAAAATAAAGTGATTGCAGATCTAGGATGTGGCTGTGGAGTGCTTAGCATTGGAACTGCAATGCTAGGAGCAGGGTTGTGTGTTGGATTTGACATAGATGAAGATGCATTGGAAATATTTAATAGGAATGTAGAAGAGTTTGAGTTAACAAATGTAGACATGGTTCAATGTGATGTATGCTCATTATCTAACAGACTGTCCAAATCATTTGATACAGTAATTATGAATCCTCCCTTTGGgaccaaaaataataaagggaCAGATATGGCATTTCTGAAGACTGCTTTAGAAATGGCAAGAACTGCAGTATATTCTTTACACAAATCCTCAACTAGAGAACATATTCAAAAGAAAGCTGCAGAGTGGAAAGTCAAGATAGATATTATTGCAGAGCTGCGATACGACCTGCCAGCATCATACAagtttcataaaaaaaaatcagtagacaTCGAAGTGGATCTAATTcgattttctttttaacagccTCCAAAGACAAAAGCAGCttaaaatctaattaaaatgaattaaaaatttgtttattaaaaaaaaaaaaaaaaagaaacagggacAAAATAGCATCTCCCCAGTGTGATCCCGTTTGTGTAAAACCatcccatgtgtgtgcatgcttgtgttTGCAAGGAAACCTCGAATGGGAAGAAGTCTGGAAAGATACACACCAAACCACTGATGGCGGATGTCTCTGGGTGATGGAATTGCtggatgattttctttttcatttaatttttttctaaatttttctgtagtgaatatgttatttttatggtttaaaaaagataattattttaaaacattgtctAGGGACTTCCGTGGCAGCCCAGGGGTTAAGACGTCGCCCTCtggtgcagggggtgcaggttcgactcctggtcagagagctatcccacatacctcatggccaaaagaccaaaacaaaaagcagaagcaacattgtaacaaattcaataaagactttaaaaattgtccacatctaaaaaaaatctttaagaaaacatTGTCTAACCCAAGATCCATAATAAGtacaaaatataagaataaatgaCCTTTGTAAAACAGTTCTAGCACCTAACAGGGCTCAGTAACAAACACCCACAGAAAGGATTTTTGACCAGCTGTAGTATTGGAAACGATATTACCCCATTTGGAGTTTCAGATTCTTTATTTCTGACCGAAATTAATCTGATTAGATTTCAGGTTACCTcattctcagggcttccctggtggctcagaggctaaagcgtctgcctggaatgtgggagacctggcttcgatccctgggtcgggaagatcccctggagaaggaaatggcaacccactccagtactcttgcctggagaatcccatggagggaggagcctagtaggctacagtccatggggtcgcgaagagtcagacaggactgagcgacttcactttcactttcattctcagGTAGATGCCACTGGACAGAGCCAAACACAGTGGCTTATGTTACCTCCAGGTCCCAGGCCCCGTAAAGTATACGTGAACTTGGGATCTCTTTGGATGAAACCTGGGACTGTCACGCACAGGTGACAGCCAGAGCCTCTAATTTTGGTTATGTGGTCAGAACCCACATGTAGTTTCTCGGGGCCCAGCTTACTTTATCAGGCAACTTGAATCTTAGTTTATGAAGCAGCTAAACACAAGAGGGTAGCTTGGTGGGGAACTGACAGGAgcacccctccaccccacccagtGAGCTGGGCTTTGCAGGCCTCAGGCGATGGCCCAGCTCCAAGGATGCCTGTCCTCCATGTCTCGCCCAGCTGCATTTTTGAAGTTCCATAAAAATACCCAGacttccccatggctcagtgggaaagaatccacctgccaatgcaggagacatggatttgctccctggcctgggaagatcccactaagcccatgagccacagctactgggcctgtgctccgcaacaagagaagccacagctgtgagaagcccacgcactgccACTAGGGAAAAGCgtgcacagcaaagaagacccagcacggccaaaaagaaagacaattatttaaacagaaaacaacaacctGCCTTCTCTTAGGCCTCCCTTTTCCAGGTTTCATGGCTCTCTGCAGGCACAGGAGCCTGCGTGACCACGGCACATGAGTGATGGGAACAGGGAAGCGCTGGGAGATGCGGGGCGCTCCCAGGGAGTACCCTGAGATACAGACAGATCTGCACCTGCGCGGCCTCCCCTCTGTCACTGCAGCCAGCTGGGTCCGGGGAGGCCCGGCGGGCCTGCTGCAGCAGTGCCTCCCAGAGCCTCTTCCTTACTTCTTCCTTCAAGGGCTCAGTCTCCACAGCCCCTCTGTGCCCCTCAGCCCAGTGCCTGTCTGCCTGGCTGGAGATACCTCTGCTAGAGCTCATCATGTGTGGGTtgaaaaggattttctttttttttttttaatttaagcagTCACATTCCATCTGCCTAACACACCCTGCTTTGTGAGCTAAGCTGTGTGGCCTCTGCACGTGACTTTTCCCCAGCCAGCCCAAGTGTCCCCCCACAAAAGTTTCTGGAGAGCACTCGACAAGGCAAGTGGAGCCAAGCACCCGTGTGCTAGGGCTTCAGAGGCCCCAGTGCCAGGGATCTTTGTAAGGGTCAGCCTCTCACCAAGCACTTCGCATACATTATCTTATTAATCCTCACCACAAAGAAACCACGTCTTCTTGTGGCAGCCTCTTGTGAGGAAACAGGCATGTGGAAAGAAGTGACTTGCCCATGTTCACACAGAGGATTAGATTGGAGATCCACTTGGTGCCAAACCTGTGCCCGTCTGCCCTCCAGCCTCTTTttaccctccttccctttccatgGATTAGGGCAGTTAGTGGGGGAGTAAGAGTCTTATGGCTTACAAAGTAGTCCTCTGTGTTGATTCCCTAGCGGGAAGATATTACGGGAAGGCTCAACAAATTATTAGGTTTCTCTTAATCACtttcttaaagcattttaaagaaattgtgcTTGGAACGTGTCAGCACTGAATTGTTTTGCTTAAATTTTGTGCTAATTTGAGGATATTTCTCAATAATCATGTATGACAAATTGGAATTAGTTGGTACAAGTTACAGTTATCTGTGGCATTCTGCCCACTCCTCCCTCCCACAGGTGACGGGCTGAGTGGGGACGGAGCTGAATGCCAAGGTGTTGGTAAATAACGCCACTGTGTAGTCATTTAATCTTGTGAGGTGCTGTTTTTCCAGCAGGTTGAACTGGCTGAACACAAAAGCGTGCTGAACTGCTAGGTCACTCTAGAAACCCCTGGGTAGCTTTCTACTTGCCTAACGTAAGACTCTTCATAGCccagattcacacacacacgacgagcacacgcgcgcacacacacacagttagaGACCTGGGAAGGACGTGCTGGTGGAGATCTGGAGAATGATTAGAGATAGTGCTTAGGggctttggtttgtttttctttctttgtgtgacCAGATCAGAGCATCCTGCCACCTTGAGGGTTTGAGAGGAGGGTACCACAGTTTAGGAACAAGGAGTAGCTTCTTGGGAATATattggaaaggaaaagggagaggatGTGGACCGGGTGGAGGATTGTAGATCGGAAGATACCTGGGACACAGCTGAGGCCCCAGACTCGCAGTGGGAAGCAGCCCTATGTGGAGGGAAGGAGTCATGAGAGGTGAGCTGTTGGTCGTGGATTAAGTTCGGTTTGGGTAAACCTTTGGGA encodes:
- the LOC114114080 gene encoding rRNA N6-adenosine-methyltransferase METTL5-like is translated as MKKLRLKELESRLQQVDGFEKPKLFLEQYPTRPHIAACMLYTIHNTYDDIENKVIADLGCGCGVLSIGTAMLGAGLCVGFDIDEDALEIFNRNVEEFELTNVDMVQCDVCSLSNRLSKSFDTVIMNPPFGTKNNKGTDMAFLKTALEMARTAVYSLHKSSTREHIQKKAAEWKVKIDIIAELRYDLPASYKFHKKKSVDIEVDLIRFSF